In the Xiphias gladius isolate SHS-SW01 ecotype Sanya breed wild chromosome 7, ASM1685928v1, whole genome shotgun sequence genome, TCGAAGTATTGCTGCAATAACATGACAGTTGATATCATATTTTTTGATAGCAGAGGGGTAAGGTATTACTTGGCAGAATTACAGTAAGAGTAATAATACAGCTAAAGGTCACAGTGATACTTTCTATATACTCGACACATACATGATGTATTTCTATGACTCAATTTTTAGTCGGGTAAAGATAGCCTAGGTCGGCTAGAAAGGAAGCAGTGGTCAAAGTATGAGAAGGAAAtagcaaaacagacaaaagaggaAGACCAGAACAGCATGGAATGAGTGGTTGAAGGAGCTTTATTGGGGGAAACAAAGTGAGGCAGGGGTATTATGGGGCCACGGGATTTAACTGAGGGCAAATATGAAGGTAGACTGTCAATAAATACTTCAGAATTATGTGTTTAAATGAGTAAAGGCTAGGCATATTATGCAGCaacactgtaaattgaataaaaggtgaataaaattgaaaaaaaaaaaccctgcacacTGTCTTGCTTACTGCTGGTATATTTATTAACGTTTTGGCCTATAAGAAATCTCTCTCCTTTTATGACGaatattggcatttttgccCTTATTtagctttgtcttttttaagtactttttttttttttttaattccttctTCCCGTAATTACCTGGATAGCAAAGTATGTGTTTTCTCAAGATGTTTCACTCGCCAACCTAATTTTTCTGGATTGGATCATTTACCCTGcatctatgtatatataaagAACTGCTGCGATGCATGTTCATATACCTGATGAAGGTCATGTAGATCAAgacattgtaaataaatataccAGCCATAAACAAGAGTGTTTGggagttttctcatttttattcagacggtaaaacaagaaaatactaGCAAGGTGATGATGCAATAAACATGACCTTGATATTGCCAGTCCTCAAATATTCAGACTAGTGTACAGTAGCTTTCGAGCAGTTCATAAGTAATGAGTATAGTAGTGTAGCACCACCAGTATTTGGTCTTTTCTCAGATATGGTCAAGTTGGAACAGtacagcagaagaagagattGTCAGTACCGCTACTGAGTATCAGGCCTTATCTGAGTAAAGCAGAAACCCAGAGAAGATGCTGTCATCCTCACTGCTGGCATACGCCCCATTCCAGTCTCTGAGTGTCTCCATCCACACCTGATCACCCACCGCCAGCCGCATCACCACCAGAGTTGACGCCTGGTCGATGTCTTGACCGTACAGAGAGTCCCGTGTCCTTACCCGCCGTGCACCGTTCACTACCAGTGTGGCTCGCAGTGGCTGGTTGCGTACAGTGATGTGGAAGGAGAAGACGTAAACCCCAGCATGGGCACACGTGAAGCTGTTTGAAGTGACGTTGAAGTGGTTCTCTTCGTTGTAGAAGATTTTGTCAAAGCGGATCGGGAAgccagagggagggaaggactTTCTCGGAGAGATGCCTACACTGAAGGCTGAGCGTCTCTGGGGAATCCCTGAGCCTTTAGCCCCTTTGAATCCACGAACACCCCGCTCACCTCTCATCCCAGGGTaacctctctctccttttggcCCAGGCATCCCTCGCATGCCTTGTGACCCCTGGGGCCCACTCACCCCTGGTTGTCCTTGTGGTCCAGGAGATCCCGGATCTCCTCGGACGCCTACAGGACCTGGGGAACCATGCTTGCCGTTCATTCCTGGAATGCCGATCCCTCCTGGAATGCCAGGAGGCCCAGGATCCCCTTGATCacctttctgtcctctctccccAAATGCGCCACACTCCCCGTTATCCCCCTTGTCTCCCTTAGGACCTGGCTCTACAGCCATTCCTGGAGGTCCAGCTGGCCCCTCTTTTCCCGGTTCACCCTTCCCACCAGCAGTCCCATTCCGGCCAGGTTCCCCTTTCTCTCCGCTACCACCTTTGACACCTTGCAGCCCTGTTTCACCTTTCTCACCTTTTGTGCCAACAGCACCTGCAAGGTAAGGGAAACTGTGTCAGGACTATTGAAGTTTGGCCACAGTATAAAAATTCAACAATCACCTGAACaaattttcacctttttgtCCTGGTTTCCCTGGGACTCCTGGTGGCCCGGCTGTCCCACTGTTTCCTCGGTCACCTTTATCCCCTAAGAAATTAACATAATAAAGCCAATATTCAATTAACAATATCCAACATGAGAAatatgattctttttttaatttagtgctACAGGTAAAGAAGAACAATATATTTAATGCCTATGGGCCACAGACCCAGAGACTGATGGGGCAAGGGGGGCCCCAGTGTCAGTGCCTTTGTTTGAAGCGattgttatttaattttcttgttggaaagtcacAGGGTTCAGTCAAATTCTTCTTCAAAGCCCTGTGACTCGGTCATTGGGCTCAGTCACGGAATAGTTGTgattatgtttatgtgttttttttttttgtttgttttttttttggccctgaTTCTGAAGAGTAACTTAACTCCAGGATTTTTCCCTCTCTAGCTGAAAGTTTCCAATTTTCTCATAATAGGCCTACACCAATGTTTCATGGCTGTATACTatgacaataaaatattttgttataagcaatttcaaatttgtatttaaCCATATTTTACTCACCTTTGTCTCCTTTAAACCCCATAGGACCACTCACACCTGGTAGTCCTGGTAAACCAGCTGCCCCTGCAAGGCCTCTTTCACCTGGTGTTCCTAAATAAGCAAACATAAGGGAAGTTCACAATGCTGCaagcaaaacaacattttctttaatgcaTTTTATGAGTGAGTCTTATACCTGCCAGGCCTCTGTCTCCCTTTGGCCCCCTGGGGCCTCTCTCAGGCGGACAGCACTCACAGAAGTTGAAGTAACACTCGTTGTAATCCAGGGTGTAGTTCTCAGGGCCAACACCAGGGGGCTCGGTACTCTCAGTGTAGTACTGGGGAAAGAGGTGACTTGGATAAGTGGTTCTCTCTGTGGTGGGCATAGGGTGGGGCTCTGCAGGATTGGGGCTGGCCACTACCTTGGGTGTCTTGGGCATGCTGGTGGCCACAGGGCTGTGCACTGTGATCTGAGGGACGGGCTTCTTCGTGTACGGGTACTTTGGCTTCGGTGTAGTCTTGGCTTCAGCGCAGGACACCACAGTGAGTGTAACCACAACTACAGCCCCAAGGCTCGACTGACAGGAGATGAACCTCATGGTTGACTGGAAACTGAGAACAGATGAGTTCATGCAAGACACTTTTCCTCTGTTGCTATtcactattttcattttccatctaCTTTTGGTTTAAAGACAAGAAGTTGCAAAAAATAGCACATACTGATTAGCAGTTCACTGTTGCAAATCATATCACAATGTGCTGATGAGTGATGAAAGCTCTGCTCTCATCACTTCCATCTTTCATTTCCATGCATGCTTTCCATGTCCTCttttgattgcttttttttttgtttctctgttttcacttaGATCTTCCTGTTGCCAGTCTCAAGTTCTCAAGCTGATTTCACATGTCAGTTTCTCCTCTCAGGTAGATTATCAGTGAATTCAGCAGCTCAGGTGTTTAACTAGAATGAAAGCCTGCAGCTTCTTGGTCACAGTATCACATGACTGAAGTTCAGTAATCTATATGccaacaaatacacataaacCAAAGGTTTTAGTACATTACTTTCCGTGCTGATATGCAACTTTCTGAGAATATATATCCAGAAAACTTGATATGACTCACCCAGTTATGCATAAGTAGTATGGTTATTTATCCTCTAGCGATGTCGTGGAAGCAGCACCAGGAGTTCCAGGTCTCTCTGATATCTCTGCCAGGCTTGGGCGAAAGAACATCCCGACCAATGAGAGTGTTTGCTGGAAGCACAGGGGGAGGTCTGAAATCCAACTACGGCGGGCTGGAGCTGAACCAAGGAGAACCACTGTGCTGTGGACCATTCTCTGTACCCCTCTTGTGTAGAAAGGTGCTTTTGTGACACGGGATACAGCGCTCGCCAGGAGCACTCCATCGCTGCAAGATAGGCGAGGAGCAAAGGCCGTGGGGCAATGGGTCACCCGATATGTGAGGCATTCCTCCAACATCCAACCTACTACCCAGGTTCTTACAGTGGGACAAAGCCAAGCAAAGCAGGTTCTGTGACAGAGGCCAGGGCACTACAATGGCCTTTTTTTAAGTGAAGGATTGTACAGCTTTCTACATGTAGCTGCAATCAGGAAGGTGCAGTCCGTTTCTATGTTAGTCCCATGCAGAATCTTGCAGGTTGACTTAGATGACAATATCTGCAACAGTTACTTTAAGATGACTTACTACGAGATTCCTGCAAACTGGCACGTAGCACAGGGAGCTCAGTTATTTACGATCTACTGGTACTTGGTGAACATCCAGAAGAAAGCTTTAGCCTAAAGAGCCCTGATACTCTCCTCACTCAACAGTTGCTAAACCTGAGCTGTTTGTCAAAGGAACCAGCTTATCTCCCTTACATCAGTGAGGCTGCAATGCTTGCCTGATCACTGTGACCGACTTTCTGCACAGGAGCCCC is a window encoding:
- the otol1b gene encoding otolin 1b gives rise to the protein MKIVNSNRGKVSCMNSSVLSFQSTMRFISCQSSLGAVVVVTLTVVSCAEAKTTPKPKYPYTKKPVPQITVHSPVATSMPKTPKVVASPNPAEPHPMPTTERTTYPSHLFPQYYTESTEPPGVGPENYTLDYNECYFNFCECCPPERGPRGPKGDRGLAGTPGERGLAGAAGLPGLPGVSGPMGFKGDKGDKGDRGNSGTAGPPGVPGKPGQKGAVGTKGEKGETGLQGVKGGSGEKGEPGRNGTAGGKGEPGKEGPAGPPGMAVEPGPKGDKGDNGECGAFGERGQKGDQGDPGPPGIPGGIGIPGMNGKHGSPGPVGVRGDPGSPGPQGQPGVSGPQGSQGMRGMPGPKGERGYPGMRGERGVRGFKGAKGSGIPQRRSAFSVGISPRKSFPPSGFPIRFDKIFYNEENHFNVTSNSFTCAHAGVYVFSFHITVRNQPLRATLVVNGARRVRTRDSLYGQDIDQASTLVVMRLAVGDQVWMETLRDWNGAYASSEDDSIFSGFLLYSDKA